A portion of the Carya illinoinensis cultivar Pawnee chromosome 11, C.illinoinensisPawnee_v1, whole genome shotgun sequence genome contains these proteins:
- the LOC122280382 gene encoding F-box protein SKIP31 isoform X2: MTVLDEEEESLAHFLESEVLSEEDTITEEEPEAKRVRVNENEKAGGSSSSNNSSVPKRIETGFFSKIPSELFPHILKFLSSEDLFSCSLVCRFLSNAASDEFLWRRLYCMRWGFLPPTKKLRECPWKTLYIQRDEEDMIELVRNCQPEFKEYYIQMQAAKRSQVPLPSQVNDDRIILDKTVADQVSMWKSSRGLTDKVVTDHTCSGETCSYYHIGDVFVCEKTGHVHVCDDTCREVVMDPTNELLVCTISGHCFDRLISTAEMEQDAEQQQGGVTDEAEPFMGSGRFARAYLLGYNCADEKELKAALKFC; encoded by the exons ATGACGGTGTTGGACGAGGAAGAAGAGAGTCTGGCTCATTTCCTCGAATCGGAGGTCCTCTCCGAG GAAGATACGATAACAGAGGAAGAGCCCGAAGCAAAGAGAGTGCGTGTGAATGAAAATGAGAAAGCCGGAGGGTCTTCATCAAGCAACAACAGTAGCGTGCCAAAGAGGATTGAGACGGGGTTTTTCAGCAAAATCCCTTCTGAACTCTTTCCTCACATCCTCAAATTCCTCTCTTCCGAG GATCTTTTTTCGTGCTCGCTCGTCTGTAGATTCCTAAGTAATGCGGCATCTGATGAGTTTTTATGGCGTCGCTT ATACTGTATGAGATGGGGTTTTTTGCCCCCGACCAAAAAGTTACGTGAATGTCCTTGGAAAACGCTTTATATACAG cGTGATGAAGAGGACATGATTGAACTTGTTAGAAATTGTCAGCCCGAGTTTAAAGAGTACTACATTCAAATGCAAGCGGCTAAGAGAAGCCAAGTGCCTCTTCCTTCACAG GTGAATGATGACCGGATAATTCTTGACAAGACAGTTGCTGATCAAGTGTCTATGTGGAAAAGCAGTAGAGGCTTGACTGATAAGGTGGTCACTGACCATACTTGTTCAGGAGAAACATGTTCTTACTACCATATCGGAGATGTATTTGTTTGTGAAAAGACTGGACATGTTCACG TTTGTGATGATACATGCAGAGAAGTTGTTATGGATCCCACCAATGAGCTTTTGGTGTGTACAATATCTGGACATTGTTTTGATCGGTTAATTTCAACAGCGGAAATGGAGCAAGATGCA gaacagCAACAAGGTGGTGTGACAGACGAAGCAGAACCATTCATGGGCTCCGGACGTTTTG CACGAGCTTATTTATTGGGATATAATTGCGCTGATGAAAAGGAGTTGAAAGCTGCTTTGAAGTTCTGCTGA
- the LOC122280382 gene encoding F-box protein SKIP31 isoform X1, translated as MTVLDEEEESLAHFLESEVLSEVSDQEDTITEEEPEAKRVRVNENEKAGGSSSSNNSSVPKRIETGFFSKIPSELFPHILKFLSSEDLFSCSLVCRFLSNAASDEFLWRRLYCMRWGFLPPTKKLRECPWKTLYIQRDEEDMIELVRNCQPEFKEYYIQMQAAKRSQVPLPSQVNDDRIILDKTVADQVSMWKSSRGLTDKVVTDHTCSGETCSYYHIGDVFVCEKTGHVHVCDDTCREVVMDPTNELLVCTISGHCFDRLISTAEMEQDAEQQQGGVTDEAEPFMGSGRFARAYLLGYNCADEKELKAALKFC; from the exons ATGACGGTGTTGGACGAGGAAGAAGAGAGTCTGGCTCATTTCCTCGAATCGGAGGTCCTCTCCGAGGTCTCCGAccag GAAGATACGATAACAGAGGAAGAGCCCGAAGCAAAGAGAGTGCGTGTGAATGAAAATGAGAAAGCCGGAGGGTCTTCATCAAGCAACAACAGTAGCGTGCCAAAGAGGATTGAGACGGGGTTTTTCAGCAAAATCCCTTCTGAACTCTTTCCTCACATCCTCAAATTCCTCTCTTCCGAG GATCTTTTTTCGTGCTCGCTCGTCTGTAGATTCCTAAGTAATGCGGCATCTGATGAGTTTTTATGGCGTCGCTT ATACTGTATGAGATGGGGTTTTTTGCCCCCGACCAAAAAGTTACGTGAATGTCCTTGGAAAACGCTTTATATACAG cGTGATGAAGAGGACATGATTGAACTTGTTAGAAATTGTCAGCCCGAGTTTAAAGAGTACTACATTCAAATGCAAGCGGCTAAGAGAAGCCAAGTGCCTCTTCCTTCACAG GTGAATGATGACCGGATAATTCTTGACAAGACAGTTGCTGATCAAGTGTCTATGTGGAAAAGCAGTAGAGGCTTGACTGATAAGGTGGTCACTGACCATACTTGTTCAGGAGAAACATGTTCTTACTACCATATCGGAGATGTATTTGTTTGTGAAAAGACTGGACATGTTCACG TTTGTGATGATACATGCAGAGAAGTTGTTATGGATCCCACCAATGAGCTTTTGGTGTGTACAATATCTGGACATTGTTTTGATCGGTTAATTTCAACAGCGGAAATGGAGCAAGATGCA gaacagCAACAAGGTGGTGTGACAGACGAAGCAGAACCATTCATGGGCTCCGGACGTTTTG CACGAGCTTATTTATTGGGATATAATTGCGCTGATGAAAAGGAGTTGAAAGCTGCTTTGAAGTTCTGCTGA